DNA from Oncorhynchus masou masou isolate Uvic2021 chromosome 5, UVic_Omas_1.1, whole genome shotgun sequence:
TTGACCTGGACTGAAGCCTTACCCTGTCTGGCAGTGTACTCGTTGTCCTCTATGAGGCGGGCCAGGCCGAAGTCGGCCACTTTACACACCAGGTTGTCTCCTACGAGGATGTTGGCAGCCCTGAGGTCTCTGTGGACGTAGTTCATCCTCTCTACGTATGCCATCCCTGCTGCAATCTGGAAGAGTAGAGGAGAAATGAgatgaaatgagagagagagttagaggatgAGAATGGATAGAGGGAAAAGGATAAAAAGTGAGAGGAAGAATAGATACGGCAGAAAGAGGGACAATCGGGGGATAAGGAGGGGAACAAAAGAAGATGGCAAAATAACTTAAATTGACTTAAATAATATAATTACATGAAAGGTATAATCAACATTGCACTGAATGTCCCACCTGAGATGCCATATCCACTAGCTGGGGTAGACGTAGCAGCTTGCCCGTGTCACCTTTGAGGAAGTCCAACAGGCTACCTGTGGGAGCGACAGTGTTATCAgcttaatgagagagagaaggcaggaggGAGGGAACACAAGAACATGATGTGTGTGAGCATGCACATGCCAGCTTGAACCATTGTCCACTGTAGTCAGTgatgatgaagtgtgtgtgtttgtgtgtctcatgTACTAAGTAAGTGATGATTATGATTacgtggcaccctattccctacatagtgcaatacCTACgtgataatgtgtgtgtttgtaacaataGTGGTAGCCACATCTGTTCTACAACCCATCCCTGGAAGCAACGTTATTTTTGGAAACGATGGACAGCCATACTGATAATAATGATGATGTGTGTGGTCTACAGTTACCTTGGGTCATGTACTCAGTGACGATGTAGATGGGTTCCTCAGACACCACAGCGTAGAGCTGCACCAGTTTCTCGTGTCTCAGCTTCTTCATGACCTGCGCCTCCTGGAGGAAGGCCTCTGGGGACATGGTGCCTGTCTTCAGGGTCTTGATGGCCACCCGTGTTGTACCGTTCCACTTCCCTGTGGAAACACAAAAGCTATAGGTTAGAAACCATAGCCAACGTAGCTAAAGGAGTACATTATTTCTCTTGGCGACCCAGACAACCCGTGGTACAGGCACACGTTTCTGCCACAAGCAACCACACAGTTCTTATATGAAGTTATAGGTGAAATACATGAAATTGGAATGAAAAGTAGAGCATGACAAAAATGCTATTTTTGGATCCGACACTGATTGTTTTTAGAATTAAAATATTCACAAGAACCAATATATCTGCCAATATTTGTATTAATATAGTTGGATTTAATTTTTTTACAAATCTGTATGATTGTGCTTAAAACAGCCCTTCAAAAAGGTACTCAGAAAGCAGATTTTTGTTATTTGAGGAAGAGCATTAATGTAAGAGCACAAGAAAGACAATATTTTTTTATGGAAAAACTGTGTTACTCTTGTGAAAGGAGGATAAACTGCACTGAttccagcaacaacaaaaaaagtgtatCTGAAGACTGAGCTGCCTCATGCTAGCCAGCTGGAAAACAACGGCAACCAATACATTTTCATTGTATTGGTATTTAGCCATGTTTTCATCGATTGTAGGGCTGTAAAGCCACTGAATTCTGGTAGTTGTCACTTAAAAGGAAAAACATTAAATCACAACATTTAAAAGGAAAAGCATCAATCATAACATTTGCCGCTGGCACAGCGCTGCCTCTCGCCCCAAGTGTTGCTTCAGTGAATGATCCTTGCTATCCGGgttccttgggacgtccctaccccattgaagtAGAAATAAAAAAAGGGTTacagtaagggttaaggtttgggttaggtaagggttattgTTAGGGTATAGTTGTCACGACACCCAACACGATACCATGACACTCCATGTAACAGTATATGACCAGTGTGCATTTTTGGGCACTTTATTGATCTGGCAAGCTTCTACCCACTCAGAACTTACTGTGAAAGCAGTAACAGTAAAAGCCAATTTATGTGATCCGCAGGCTCCGTATGGAGGTTGGGCAGCAATTGCGGAGCCTCTGGAGGCCAAATCAAGCTCTGTACCTCATTGCCATGAGCCTCTGTACCTCATTGCCATGAGCATCTGTACCTCATTGCCAATCAACCATGGATGGTTGATGGTAGGTGGGGGCAGTATTTCCTGtacaaacacaaactcacttccttgacaacttccttaatgtcaatttatttatttatttttttacctttattttactaggcaagtcagttaagaacaaattcttattttcaatgacggcctaggaacagtgggttaactgcctgttcaggggcagaacggcagatttgtaccttgtcagctcggggatttgaacttgcaaccttttggttactagtccaacgctctaaccactaggctaccctgccgccccgtgcgGAGCTACACGGAGCCCTCTGCATTGTTACAAAGACAAGCCAGAGGTTCCACAATTGTGTCACCACATCCATCCTAGGCCTTTGGACCGCATTGCCGGATCAAGCATAAATCGACTTTTAAATAGTGTCCAGCATTGCTGTAGCGCGCTGTCATGACTTTGGCCTCTTTGGttatagcaagccccatccccctctccctgcctccctcttgcctccttcaactaggttgctgtggtcagagaggttgtgaattcctgagaagaccctaccacatggccacacagtatagagagagtaggttttcatggagaacaaaggaaatctttccacctcacagaacttgaggtacgaacaaatttcatgttccggagaaggtataaaagatcggtgaagaatccagctatgaactggtctgtttgtcacaacttggggaagctcatgggagacggtgtggccacattaccataacgctgtttatataatagcctcagatatgagatttacatctaattgttatataggatgaatgagtgagtatgatactgtttgttaaagtgtgtaatatgattttggactgtttaatgaaggaaaactcaaaaagggGTTTGgagttaactaaatcagaggaccgcccctgagcccagttagggtcagacatcctgggacagcccttttttgccattccgaataaaacccccacttgGGTATTCGATcagcagaccgagcttacctcaattacgagatcgCTAAAGGTTGGAGACCATGTTTTCTCCATTATGAGGGGACAAAGGTTGTAGatcattgctgaatcttttaaccataccacgtcgataccgacagaataagaacaagtctttgatattaattactagtctgcagctaggaattcggtatcattgcacgcaaagaacgacaaccgccgaaacatccattctataacgaaacaaatgaatgtcactctgaactatccactaaccacgacagagagagagagggagagagacggacaattctacaaaagaaattaacttttcaccagcgatcaagacgacacactgagcttaaatatatatattgatttcaGTTGTTCCCGAaagagtgagcgttcatgtgcaaaggattagcatttcaattttTATAATTATCActttgtagtgacttcttagtcgacccctacttccccttttgtctaacaaaccgccatgccggtttagcccactagggcacattctcattTCATGcaaccacatttaccttgtttgtttgtttgtttatgcatttctgtgaattacttagtaataaataaatgatttagtgaagactgggttcgtgcagacgtttggaatgagactaacgtaaggtaaagtaaataattaattaattagaagactaattgatcagataaaatatctgaaaagttattttaggaaatgataactttgtaatctgaatatttttccttggtgccccgacttcctagtaattacggttacatgattaatcagtaataactaattacagagaatctttgataaaaactatcagtcttcagttaatgatagtaaagacacgacagcgCCAAGGCAAGATAGGCTTAGAATGGGGGTTTCTTCCCAAGCGTGTTCTCTGCATTTGATAAAATCAATCCTTTTTGGTGGATTAAATGCAGATACAAATACATCCGTAAAGAGCTCATGTGTGCACGCGCATCTTACCCATCCAGACCTCTCCAAAACAACCCTGGCCCAGTTTGAGGTCGAGGTGTAGCGATTCCCGTGGGATTTCCCATGCATCGCGGGCCAGGCCCTGGGTCTGAGGCTTCAGCACGGGACACACCTCCGTCAGACAGTGGCACAGCCCGTCTGCATGCTCTGGGGTTAGGTAGGGAAAGATAGAATGAGGCATACTGTTACCACCTAGACATTTAGCACTGTCCACCCTTGCTAGCACTATCCACATTAGGCAGTAGAAGCAGAGTTTTCTGCGAGACATTGCTGATAATAGTCAGATGTGCCAATCTGTTGGATATTCTTATTGAGTTATTGAGCAATGTCTGTTTCACTTTGACGCATGATCAATATGCTTGACAAAGACACTGCATACCATGTAAGAaaaagtatatacatatacatttaCACTAGTTGGAAAACAGAATGACAATTGCCCCCATCATGACCTTGATATGCATATTATAGTACATGGACAAATAAATAGAAAAACATTAAATTCAAGTTTGTTGTTACTCTCTGTATAATAGTAATTTTTGTAAGTAAGTGGCAAAGATGTCACAAATGTGATTATAATGTGTTACTTACTGCGATAGTGGAAGACCAGCTGCTGCAGACTGCTGAACTGGGTGCGTGAGGTAATATAGAAACCGCCGCTGTCTAGCTTGCGTATCTTGTAGTGTTTGACGTTGAGGCCTTTAGTGTTGTCATAGTCCAACACGGACAGGCAATAGGCTCCTGTTCATGAAAATATAATTAGAAAATCATTTGAAAATAATTacaaagtgtgtgtttgtgtaacgaGGGATGGGTCAAAACAAATTCAATTGAAGTCAAACGATATTGTCCCAGCAGAGACATTCATTGCACAGCCATGAGTACATAAGAAACAATAATAGAACATGAATTTGGAACGGCTGATGCTAAAAACAACTTGTACACTTACAACCAGTACAGAGGGTAAGCCTCAATAGCACTGTGCTCTATCGTTATTTCTAACAACATGCAACTGTGAAACTCCACTCCCTACGCCTTTATAAATCACGAAAACACAATCAACAGTCAGCACTCACAGCTTGTACCACGACCTGTAGAATCCATGGTGAGTGCATACGAAGAGCAAATTCTGATTACGCACTTCCCATACACTTCAATTGTGAGACACTTGCATGTTATAATGTAAAATAGTCATTATAAAAAGAGACTTTTATCCAAAGCCACTTAAAGAACTGTCAACTTTAACAGTGacatatacactcagtggccagttttgtatttattatggatccccattagctcttCCTGGGATCAAGTTTATTAGTTACACCCATCTATTACTGGGTTGGACCACCTTTTGCCCCTTGAATAGCTCAAATCTTTTGGGGCACGGAAATATTGCTCATGCATGTTTTTTTGTAACCATTCTCAGTAAATCATAGACACTGTCGTGCGTCCAAGAGTCCAAGAGGCCAGCCGTTTCAGAGATACTGAAACCGGCGAGTCTGGCACTGTCGATTCAGTGGCGGTCGTTGGCATTTAATATACagtcccagtcaaaagtttggacacacctactcattcaagggtttttctttattattactattttctacattgtggaataatagtgaagacatcaaaactatgaaataacccgtaaaagaccaagtccatattatggcaagaacagatcaaataagcaaagagaaacaatagtccaccattactttaagacatgaaggtcagtcaatccggaaactaatccaaatttgagatttttagctCCAactgcagtgtctttgtgagatgcagaataggtgaacggatgatctccgcacatgtggttcccaccgggtgctttgctggtgacactatctgtgatttatttagaattcaaggcacactaaccagcatagctaccacagcattctgtagcgatacaCCATGCCATctgtttgcacttagtgggactaccatttgatttacaacaggacaatgacccaaaacacatctccaggctgtgtaagggctatttgacaaataAGGTGAGTGAtgatgctgcatcagatgacctggcctccacaatcacccgaactcaacccaattgatatggtttgggatgagttggactgcagagtgaaggaaaagcagccaacaggtgctcagcatatgtgggatctccttcaagaccgttggaaaagcattctttatgaagctggttgtgagaatgccaagagtgtgcaatgctgtcatcaacgcaaagggtgactatttgaagaatttgtttaacacttttttggttactacatgattccatatgtgttatttcatagttttgatgtcttcactactattctacaatgtagaaaatagtacaaataaagaaaaatccttgaatgagtaggtgtgtacaaacttttgactggtactctatatacACTGTTTTTTTTATGAACACAGCCTTATTTCTATTAatgtatattggatgactgtcattcatattccattcacccagctcaatgtaacatcgacaGGTTTAGGCTACTGCATAATACTTTCCATATacacatcatgaggttgctacaacctagcctatgaattaaagtttacaTGTAAGTGCACTGGTTTAGagaaatttgagtaatcaaggggacagacattgacacattcaataccgccttgcacacttgcctgcatctagctgatctagggtgtaatcattagtacCACAGTtgaaaacaagagtttctattgggcaAATTCATGTATGTTTTTCACCCTGTATTGTTCTGTttgcagccacatacaaacagcatgatccctttgatcgttgtataattccttctcgcatctacgtgctctcctcctctcaccattCCCATCGCTTatagacttcagtgcacaacacatcagctttCTGTGACCAGTAGAAAAAacactttccaagccaaaccttcgtATCATAACcgccacacacagcctacatcgttgtcaccatattaacgtcatagtcaacataacTACTAGAACGCAGAAGGGTCCTCTGAGGATCCTCCACTGCTCAAAGTCGTTTAGGTCAcgagttttgcccattctaacgttcaaccgaacagtaactgaatgcctcaatgcctgtccgcctgctttatatagcaagccctGGCCAGGTGcatcactgtctgtaggagcgaaagatttgtgaacggggtggtgtacctaattaACATGTACAGAATACACTGGGTGCACAACAAAagtggaacaccttcctaatattgagttgcacctccttttgccctcagaacagcctcaattcatcggggcatggactctacaaagtgtcaaaagcgttccacagggatgctggcccatgttgactcaaatgcttccccacagttgtgtcaagttggctggatgtcctttgggtttgGACCATTTcttatacacacgggaaactgttgagcgggaaaaacccagcagcgttgcagttcttcacactcaaaccagtgcgcctggcacctaataccattccccattcaaaggcactttaatatgttgtcttgccaattcaccctctgaatggcacacacacacatccatgtctcaaagcttaaaaatccttctttaacctgtatctcacccttcatctgcactgattgaagagtatttaacaggtgacatcaaaaaggatcatagctttcacctggtcagtctatgtggtggaaagagcaggtattcctACTGTTTTGTGCACTCTGTGTATGTGGCCTATGTGGGAATCAAACCAGTAATGAAAGTAAGTATCATCATGCTCTCCGGACTTCAGATTAAACCGGCGGCAAGACTAATGTTGCTAGCACCATGCTCTAACAGTACCCCCTGAGCCAGGACTGAAGGAATGAAGCACACTACTTAGAGCATGCAACCCTACTCTACCCTCAAAAGCAGGGAAGTCAAACTCAATTCCAATCCAGTCTGCAATTTGTttccaattaagacctagacaaccagatgaCTGGAATCAATAAGCAATGACTGTAATTATTAAAAGCAAGTACAATGAAGGAGTGAAAACCTGCAGACAATCGGCCTTCGAGGACTGGAGTTTAACAAGTGCTCTAAAAGCATGAACCCTGCACACTTCTGCATGCACCATACACCCGATGGCataaatactacaaaacaagCCTTTCTCTCGAAAATATTAGTGCACATTAGTATACTTGCACCCTCAACACTATGGCATAGGTCATCCCCACTATAACACAAGCCCTACACACTACTAtgcatcctacacacacacacacacacatcagcataCACCATGCCTACAGACCAAACTACACGCTACACCATATGAACTCTATAGCCTAGAACATGAGCTCTATGCCCTGCAGAATGGAATCTAAAGCACCCAACGCTGTAAATCCTTTCCCTAGACCCtccccctgtgtgtgtttgtgtgtgtgtatgcgagagaccgtgtgtgtgtgtgactgtgtgtgtgtgcgtgtgtgcacacAGAGATTTTATAGCCAGAGGAAATCCAGCACCCTCACACGGTGACTTAGCTCTGCTTGTGTGATTCATTTACCCCCTGTCCATTCACAGGTGCTCCACTCCCCCAATTCCTCCAAAATAACCCCCTCCCTACGCCACCGATCCACAGCTAGAGGCCCCAGGGACAAAAAGACCCAAAAAGTATCTATTCACGCATTTGGTCAGTACATTCTGTGTTAGAGAGGACTACTTCACAAAAGAAAGGGGAAGGTCAACAAGGAATTTGACAATAATCAAAGTGCTTCTAATCCATGTCTAAAATGGCCGTCGCTCTCTCAGAGGTTCTTCTCACCTTTAGTTGTTTCGCTCTCTCGGACCAGGAAGGTTCCTCGTCGGTTCTGTAAACTCAGAAGGAGCCTCTCCGAGTTGCGCCGAGTTATCTTCCCAAAATACCACCTGCGAATGTGGGCCAGAGTGAGTGAGAAAGAACAGTGAGAACATGCCACTAAGCAGCTTTAAAGGAACGTCGTCATAGTTGTGCTCATGTTTTCAGACATCAAAAACAGCGTAATGTTAAGAAGAGTTTCCATTTCGTGCTATTGATTGTGTAGATCCAGTTACATGCCTCAACCAAATAAatggaaataataataataataataataataataataagcacAGAAAAAACAAGATGTTATATGGTTCTTAAATATGGTGCTTATCTTTTTCATTCATTTTGGATTGTGACATATAGCTGGATctacaaaatagatggcctcgGACGTGGAGTACTCTCAACAGAAAACCACTTTTCAGCTCTGAAAACACctgacaaactttgattttgaAGGGTAAATGTCCCTTTAATGTCCCTATGAAGCATTACTTTTGCCCATTTGGAGAATTTTGCAAACCACTAGCTGAcatagccacaaagtcaaaaaatcagattttaaacctaacgTTAACCATACTGCTacacctaatgcctaaccctacattaagaccaaaaagcaacaacaaaaaaatcacacaTTTTTACAGTTTAGCCAATTTTGAATACAGCTGGCCCATCTATTGGAAATCACTCAGTTCTTTCTCCAggacaagattcatgacaataaatggcAATCTGCGAGAAAACAGGAAGAAATAAAAGTTGAGGTACTCTTCTGCCTGGATTGAGTCAGAGGGGGCCACGTAGTTGCTGGGGATATAACCGCTTTCTCCAGTGGTCAGAGACCGAGCGAGCCACCAGTCCCCTTCCCTGCAGCACGACagaggagg
Protein-coding regions in this window:
- the LOC135539549 gene encoding proto-oncogene tyrosine-protein kinase Src-like, which produces MGVGKSKPKEPGQRSLSLDGTIGTGLDSMHHHLSPAQQTQTPNRSPAVGGTRRGPHPGHAPTNTPELTLFGGVDHTGSIISPHRGPLAGGVTTFVALYDYESRTASDLTFKKGERLQIVNNTEGDWWLARSLTTGESGYIPSNYVAPSDSIQAEEWYFGKITRRNSERLLLSLQNRRGTFLVRESETTKGAYCLSVLDYDNTKGLNVKHYKIRKLDSGGFYITSRTQFSSLQQLVFHYRKHADGLCHCLTEVCPVLKPQTQGLARDAWEIPRESLHLDLKLGQGCFGEVWMGKWNGTTRVAIKTLKTGTMSPEAFLQEAQVMKKLRHEKLVQLYAVVSEEPIYIVTEYMTQGSLLDFLKGDTGKLLRLPQLVDMASQIAAGMAYVERMNYVHRDLRAANILVGDNLVCKVADFGLARLIEDNEYTARQGAKFPIKWTAPEAALYGRFTIKSDVWSFGVLLTELATKGRVPYPGMVNREVLEQVERGYRMPCPGECPNSMHELMLICWRKDAEERPTFEYLQGFLEDYFTSTEPQYQPGENL